A genomic window from Solanum stenotomum isolate F172 chromosome 10, ASM1918654v1, whole genome shotgun sequence includes:
- the LOC125842160 gene encoding cell number regulator 1-like, whose amino-acid sequence MQTTAGNNEDIPTSPSHQLSPQNSAQGDISSQSSPPRFQSQNSMHRNLSSSSSSSQNSMNESHSAIPATTTPIMSNLISSPPKNPLYGPPPPAQLSSLSTQTPWPLIPPQHQPLPCHQPPMMPYYPPMGVPPPFPPHFPMPLPHDQFHSFHHPMLLGNTTNNINNTSNGQNYSQPWSTGLFDCFSDIKNCFITCLCPCVTFGQVDEILSQGQMTWWEAALMFGLLEAFCCQASLVFAWYHRVQFRKKYNLMGNLFSEFAITLICMRLVLCQNYRQLNKLGFDVALGWKANKKKQRRIASQNAVPFVPPMANPGMFR is encoded by the exons atGCAAACAACAGCTGGTAATAATGAGGACATTCCAACATCCCCTAGTCATCAATTGTCACCACAAAATTCTGCACAAGGAGATATTTCATCACAATCATCACCACCACGATTTCAATCACAAAATTCAATGCATAGAAatctctcctcatcctcatcatcatcaCAAAATTCAATGAATGAATCTCATTCAGCTATACcagcaacaacaacaccaattatgtctAATTTGATATCATCACCACCAAAAAATCCCCTTTATGGACCCCCTCCACCAGCACAATTGTCATCATTATCGACACAAACTCCGTGGCCATTAATTCCACCACAACACCAACCACTTCCATGTCACCAACCCCCTATGATGCCATATTACCCACCAATGGGGGTGCCACCACCATTTCCTCCACATTTTCCTATGCCCTTACCTCATGACCAATTTCATTCATTTCATCATCCAATGCTCCTTGGAAATActactaataatattaataataccTCAAATGGACAAAATTATAGTCAGCCTTGGTCCACAGGCCTTTTTGATTGTTTTTCAGACATCAAGAATT GTTTTATTACATGTTTATGTCCCTGTGTTACTTTTGGGCAAGTGGATGAGATTTTATCTCAAGGACAAATGA CTTGGTGGGAAGCTGCATTAATGTTTGGACTTTTGGAAGCATTTTGCTGTCAAGCATCATTGGTTTTTGCATGGTATCATCGTGTGcaattcagaaaaaaatataatttgatggGAAATTTATTCAGTGAGTTTGCAATTACTCTTATTTGCATGAGATTGGTCCTTTGTCAGAATTATCGTCAGCTTAACAAACTTGGCTTTGATGTAGCTCTAG GATGGAAAGCCAATAAGAAGAAACAAAGAAGAATAGCAAGCCAAAATGCTGTTCCATTTGTGCCACCAATGGCTAATCCTGGGATGTTTAGATGA